The following proteins come from a genomic window of bacterium:
- a CDS encoding Ig-like domain-containing protein: MSAKKPLLLALTLFILLLSAAAPALWAATTLQSITPLAHSGGKFYSVKVVDIGGTKYFLAGNESGLQIYSQDGPPILTSEYPSSTASYTGGASGLEITNFKTAVDGITIGTTEYAFYADGVNLYVINVDTVGTPTLASSYGVANVRAVTVAATGSTSKYYAYALAYRPQVNIEDGEPLPPNTLLYIFDVTTPTSISLAATLELDTDSETPNNTGACDLVYVADIDNDSTADYDGDGEDYDPYLFIADGVEGLKAVDLTGLELETASYPTTNDIYQTDTSGTATGLDVVRFGSTLYAFVADGPQGLKIFDVTNPTSMPTDDSARTGAVTAFTYATGYSGYAYDVKLFGTTAFIANGQNGVQVVDVSDPANPVDLTLSDAGSYIDSTGSYNRLKGTAFDLDFVVDTDTLYTVVAWGEAGLVRATINIDNIVNQNVTTAIADYVIDDDIIYVRTTNGKLASYNIDATLSAKTALTAAILDTGGAANMICVGDYLFAIDSSADDAAPNDDIIAMIQKSDLSKVDVTNSVAGVISKLYYDSADEEAIYFLEGTNNKLGKVVVDTVTPAFGAETLSPASYATTDLVVAGNYVYGVKQGAATTLLQVAKADITAAPTDLVVLGADIVKLATDGTYVYCLTADGKLNRVDSSGNATTSAIAFTAGSTQLFIQDGYAYGIDTLKLARISTSFASGDDSTVSTVTIDAASLITGDGVDIYINDAGKITKVAMDRLGDTDWDGFSSGTLVEAAEEIIVVDGYVYGVDNGVTTTIQQVGFKATEANNTIALNEAAAGGGKDNFGGYAKDIALYTDGASGSNDYVYVADGSKGIRRYTVTDPTLHTAWDPVILTDVDKDGTGGGFTANGDVSDEWDIYDARGVDFAYITDFAHSVILVADGTKGVKLVNSGATALLPGDSAVSNKTGYIVQHDATAADSLTGNNETTDGAAAEDIKYFKVGSTHYAAVANGSAGLVILSFNATTGVVTVVARVSLPTGGYAYGVDVDTANNLVYVAAGTIGVVIVELDPDEDDSFTDAALLDGGTYTYSSVYYGSNHEAYSITLDDPTDPEYAFVAYGTRGVIVLDISDPSAPVKKAIYPSTGQVDGKACDIAYADSTLYVAMSYGAVLSLDVADTSHLDLRDSMNTFGEARGIAFGNVDGGSLKKKNHLFIANGPGGMLSALVKYQMQINTVVTNVQTQEGGDTVKLIGSGFFDDAATIKVTVNGDDVGTVTIADAFELTFTAPSQDAGTYDIRVYDNDSELEEDTASSSITYAPEGSAILGLFADTTTQGGITSPGGNVTLDLVLHNNGAGNLISAKALIKYDKNKFQVLNSGGMANVVGQIDPNTAFTLNTSLTDLTATTSIIDLNPNDDYLSLMISIYGTEPFSTSPDDKITLGTVSFTVPTDVAGDQLLTLDNTTGQEVSIPHGDVVPATGSVTMVYVKQAAKLTCDYTSETLAAGGTEAFGVGPFAVTVSEILDPDEMVENAEITFSVSSDALIDADGVTSVYRVNTGTLKTGSSVTTSPITVKTTSAGAVSVGLNIGTKAGTYTMTISGVSSDGAPLTGSPITKTFTISAETDPGDDNDSISLAANTQTPAPGDTVTITATAYDRYGNAMEDELVTLSTDKGSLSVTSGETDSNGQITTNLKLLNSIATHTVTASYDSAATSTTLEVTPIGPDVNADGSFTIADIQTAINYHLNWTDLSSATKPSGKSYVPGDTNHNDRFDLNEVVAIINLAMELGMEVE; this comes from the coding sequence ATGTCAGCAAAAAAACCCCTTTTGCTAGCCTTGACGCTCTTTATTCTGCTGCTGTCTGCTGCTGCACCCGCTCTCTGGGCTGCAACCACCCTGCAATCCATTACTCCGCTGGCGCATTCAGGGGGTAAGTTTTATTCGGTAAAGGTGGTGGACATCGGAGGGACTAAATACTTCCTGGCAGGCAACGAGAGTGGCTTGCAGATTTATTCTCAGGACGGTCCTCCGATATTGACCAGTGAATATCCTTCCTCGACCGCAAGTTATACGGGTGGTGCTTCCGGTCTGGAAATTACCAATTTTAAAACCGCTGTGGATGGAATCACCATAGGCACTACGGAATATGCCTTTTATGCCGATGGAGTGAATCTGTATGTCATCAATGTGGATACGGTAGGCACCCCGACGCTGGCCAGCTCCTATGGAGTCGCCAATGTCAGGGCGGTAACCGTGGCCGCGACGGGTAGTACCAGTAAATACTATGCTTATGCCCTGGCCTATCGTCCGCAGGTAAATATCGAAGACGGTGAGCCGCTGCCGCCAAACACTCTTCTCTATATCTTTGACGTTACTACTCCCACCAGCATCAGCCTGGCAGCAACCCTCGAACTGGATACAGACAGTGAAACTCCCAACAATACCGGAGCCTGTGATCTGGTCTATGTGGCTGATATAGATAATGACAGCACTGCCGATTACGATGGTGACGGGGAGGATTATGATCCCTACCTGTTTATTGCTGACGGTGTTGAGGGGCTGAAAGCCGTTGACCTCACCGGTCTGGAACTGGAGACTGCCTCCTACCCGACTACTAACGATATTTATCAGACGGATACCAGTGGTACGGCCACCGGCCTTGACGTGGTACGGTTCGGAAGTACCCTCTACGCTTTTGTCGCCGACGGCCCCCAGGGGCTGAAAATTTTCGATGTCACCAATCCTACCAGCATGCCGACGGATGATAGTGCCCGAACCGGCGCAGTAACTGCCTTCACCTATGCGACCGGATACAGCGGATATGCCTACGATGTAAAGCTTTTTGGCACCACTGCTTTTATTGCCAACGGCCAGAACGGTGTTCAGGTGGTGGATGTATCCGATCCCGCCAACCCGGTTGATCTTACGCTCAGCGACGCTGGATCGTATATAGATTCGACCGGCTCCTATAACCGGCTGAAAGGTACAGCTTTTGACCTGGATTTTGTTGTTGACACCGATACGTTGTATACCGTTGTGGCCTGGGGGGAAGCGGGTCTGGTCAGAGCGACGATCAATATTGATAATATTGTCAATCAGAACGTAACGACAGCCATAGCTGATTATGTTATCGATGATGACATAATTTATGTGAGAACAACCAACGGCAAACTGGCTTCTTATAATATCGATGCCACCCTGAGTGCGAAGACTGCGCTCACCGCTGCAATCTTGGATACTGGCGGTGCTGCCAACATGATCTGCGTGGGAGATTATCTCTTTGCAATCGATAGTAGTGCTGATGATGCAGCTCCCAATGATGATATCATTGCCATGATCCAAAAAAGCGATTTATCAAAAGTTGATGTTACGAATTCGGTGGCAGGTGTCATCAGCAAACTTTATTATGACAGTGCGGATGAAGAAGCAATTTACTTTCTGGAAGGAACGAACAATAAACTTGGTAAAGTTGTTGTCGATACGGTAACTCCAGCGTTTGGTGCTGAAACCTTATCTCCCGCGAGTTACGCCACGACGGATTTGGTTGTTGCGGGAAACTATGTTTATGGGGTTAAGCAGGGCGCTGCAACGACACTTCTTCAAGTGGCTAAGGCAGATATTACTGCTGCTCCTACTGACCTTGTAGTTTTGGGCGCCGACATAGTCAAACTTGCTACCGATGGAACCTATGTATATTGCCTGACAGCAGATGGAAAACTGAACCGGGTGGACAGTTCAGGCAATGCTACCACCTCAGCCATTGCCTTTACAGCAGGCTCTACACAATTGTTTATCCAGGATGGATATGCCTACGGCATCGACACATTGAAACTGGCCAGGATCAGTACGTCATTTGCATCCGGCGATGACTCCACAGTTTCAACGGTCACGATCGATGCAGCTTCTCTCATTACGGGAGATGGAGTGGATATTTACATAAACGATGCCGGCAAGATCACCAAAGTGGCGATGGACCGTTTGGGCGACACTGATTGGGACGGCTTCAGCTCTGGTACCTTGGTGGAAGCTGCCGAAGAGATTATCGTCGTTGATGGCTATGTATACGGTGTTGATAATGGCGTCACCACGACAATCCAGCAGGTCGGCTTCAAGGCGACCGAAGCAAACAATACCATCGCCCTGAACGAGGCAGCCGCTGGCGGGGGCAAAGACAATTTCGGCGGATATGCCAAAGATATCGCGCTGTATACGGATGGTGCATCCGGGTCAAATGACTACGTCTATGTAGCTGACGGAAGCAAAGGTATCAGACGCTATACCGTCACTGACCCTACTCTCCATACCGCCTGGGATCCTGTCATCCTGACCGATGTGGATAAGGATGGTACAGGCGGTGGTTTTACTGCTAACGGAGATGTAAGTGACGAGTGGGATATCTACGATGCCAGAGGCGTCGATTTTGCCTATATTACTGACTTTGCCCATTCCGTTATCCTGGTCGCCGATGGCACGAAAGGCGTCAAATTAGTGAACTCCGGTGCAACTGCATTACTGCCCGGCGACTCGGCAGTAAGCAATAAGACCGGCTACATAGTTCAGCACGACGCCACAGCAGCGGACAGTCTGACCGGCAATAATGAAACCACCGATGGAGCGGCAGCCGAAGACATCAAGTACTTCAAGGTCGGAAGTACGCATTATGCGGCTGTAGCCAATGGATCGGCCGGTCTGGTCATACTGAGCTTTAATGCAACTACCGGCGTCGTAACCGTAGTGGCCAGGGTTTCCCTGCCTACAGGTGGTTATGCCTATGGGGTGGATGTGGACACCGCTAACAACCTGGTCTATGTGGCTGCCGGTACGATAGGTGTGGTCATTGTCGAGCTTGATCCGGACGAAGATGACAGTTTCACCGATGCAGCCCTGCTGGACGGCGGGACCTATACCTACAGCTCGGTTTATTACGGATCAAACCATGAGGCCTATTCAATAACCCTGGATGATCCGACCGACCCCGAGTATGCATTTGTTGCCTATGGCACCAGGGGAGTGATTGTCCTCGATATCAGCGACCCCAGTGCGCCGGTCAAAAAGGCCATCTATCCCTCCACCGGCCAGGTTGACGGCAAAGCCTGTGACATTGCATATGCTGACAGTACCCTCTATGTGGCCATGAGCTATGGGGCAGTCCTTTCCCTGGATGTTGCCGACACCAGCCACCTGGATCTGAGGGACAGTATGAATACCTTTGGTGAGGCCAGGGGAATCGCTTTCGGAAATGTGGATGGCGGCAGCCTCAAGAAGAAAAATCACCTCTTCATCGCCAATGGCCCTGGCGGAATGCTCAGTGCCCTGGTCAAATACCAGATGCAGATCAACACTGTGGTTACCAATGTTCAGACGCAGGAAGGCGGTGATACCGTTAAGCTCATCGGTTCCGGGTTCTTTGACGATGCCGCGACTATCAAGGTAACTGTAAACGGCGACGATGTCGGTACCGTGACCATAGCCGATGCCTTCGAGCTCACCTTTACCGCTCCCTCGCAGGATGCCGGGACATACGATATCAGGGTGTATGATAATGATTCCGAATTGGAGGAAGACACCGCCTCCAGCTCTATCACCTACGCACCCGAAGGGAGTGCGATTCTCGGCCTTTTTGCCGATACCACCACCCAGGGCGGCATCACTTCGCCGGGTGGAAATGTAACCCTTGATCTGGTGCTGCATAATAATGGCGCCGGGAATCTCATCTCAGCCAAGGCCCTGATCAAGTATGATAAGAATAAATTCCAGGTATTGAATTCAGGCGGTATGGCCAATGTTGTCGGACAGATCGATCCGAACACGGCTTTTACCCTGAATACCAGCCTGACCGATCTTACGGCGACAACAAGTATCATCGATCTTAATCCCAATGACGACTACCTGAGTTTGATGATTTCCATCTACGGGACGGAGCCCTTTTCCACCTCGCCCGACGACAAGATCACCCTGGGTACGGTTTCTTTTACCGTCCCCACCGATGTCGCGGGTGATCAACTGCTGACCCTCGACAACACTACCGGCCAGGAAGTGTCTATTCCCCATGGGGACGTTGTTCCTGCCACGGGAAGTGTGACCATGGTCTATGTAAAACAGGCAGCGAAACTGACCTGTGACTACACCAGCGAAACCCTGGCAGCGGGAGGAACGGAAGCCTTTGGTGTCGGGCCGTTTGCGGTAACCGTTTCCGAAATTCTGGACCCGGACGAGATGGTCGAGAATGCGGAAATCACCTTCAGCGTAAGCTCCGATGCGCTCATCGATGCCGACGGGGTAACCAGTGTATACAGGGTCAATACGGGAACCTTAAAAACCGGCTCCAGCGTGACTACCTCCCCCATTACCGTCAAAACCACTTCGGCGGGAGCAGTCTCGGTGGGTCTGAATATCGGAACAAAAGCCGGAACGTATACCATGACTATCAGTGGAGTATCCTCCGATGGCGCACCATTGACCGGCTCCCCGATTACCAAGACCTTTACCATCAGTGCTGAAACCGATCCAGGAGATGACAATGACAGCATTTCGCTGGCTGCAAATACCCAGACCCCGGCACCAGGTGATACGGTAACGATTACGGCTACCGCCTATGACCGGTATGGGAATGCCATGGAGGATGAGCTTGTCACCCTTTCCACGGACAAGGGTTCTCTCAGCGTGACTTCAGGCGAAACCGACTCGAACGGCCAGATTACCACCAACCTGAAGCTGCTGAACAGCATCGCCACCCATACGGTGACCGCAAGCTATGACAGTGCGGCTACTTCGACAACACTGGAAGTGACACCAATCGGGCCGGATGTGAATGCCGACGGCTCGTTCACCATCGCCGACATCCAGACAGCCATCAATTATCACCTGAACTGGACCGATCTGTCCTCAGCGACTAAACCGTCAGGCAAAAGCTACGTTCCCGGCGATACCAATCATAACGACCGGTTCGACCTGAACGAAGTGGTAGCTATCATCAACCTGGCTATGGAACTGGGGATGGAGGTGGAATAA
- a CDS encoding ABC transporter ATP-binding protein, with protein sequence MIAIKTTGLKKTYKTGFARKIEALKGLDLEIEEGETFGYLGPNGAGKTTTLKLILGLMHPTAGAAYILGEDSRNVKVKNSVGFLPEQPYFYSYLTAQEFLGFYGRLFDISRGSYQGKIDELLALVGLKGKAHLQLRKFSKGMLQRLGIAQALMNDPRVIFFDEPFSGLDPIGRKEIRDIVLKLKERGKTIFFCSHILSDVEMVCDRVGILVNGELKAVGRIDSLVETKLKSAEIAFSGLAEAAKEKIRQIATRMLDHADKTLATLPSRESVDQVIRIISEGQGSLISLTPIRETLEDIFLKEVAG encoded by the coding sequence ATGATTGCTATTAAAACCACAGGCTTGAAAAAAACCTACAAGACAGGCTTTGCCAGGAAGATAGAAGCCCTCAAAGGACTTGATCTGGAAATCGAGGAAGGGGAAACCTTCGGCTATCTGGGGCCAAACGGCGCAGGGAAAACAACCACCTTAAAGCTCATTCTGGGATTGATGCACCCGACTGCGGGCGCTGCGTATATTCTGGGAGAAGACAGCAGGAATGTGAAGGTAAAAAATTCCGTCGGCTTTCTTCCGGAGCAGCCATATTTTTACAGCTATCTGACAGCACAGGAATTTTTGGGCTTTTACGGACGGTTGTTTGATATTTCCCGGGGATCGTACCAGGGTAAAATCGATGAATTGCTTGCTCTGGTGGGGTTGAAAGGGAAGGCGCATCTGCAGCTGCGGAAATTTTCCAAGGGGATGCTGCAGCGTCTCGGCATTGCCCAGGCCCTGATGAATGATCCGAGAGTGATCTTTTTCGATGAGCCCTTTTCGGGTCTTGATCCCATTGGCCGGAAAGAAATCCGGGATATTGTATTGAAGTTGAAGGAGAGAGGGAAAACCATTTTCTTTTGCTCTCATATCCTGTCTGACGTGGAAATGGTTTGCGACCGGGTCGGGATCCTCGTCAATGGGGAACTGAAGGCTGTCGGGAGGATAGACAGCCTCGTGGAGACAAAGCTCAAATCAGCGGAAATCGCTTTTTCCGGACTCGCAGAGGCTGCCAAAGAGAAAATCCGCCAGATTGCCACCCGAATGCTGGACCACGCCGACAAAACCCTGGCCACACTTCCCAGCCGGGAATCGGTCGATCAGGTGATACGGATTATTTCTGAAGGGCAGGGTTCTCTGATCTCCCTGACGCCGATTCGGGAAACACTCGAAGATATCTTTCTGAAAGAAGTGGCGGGTTAA
- a CDS encoding ABC transporter permease: protein MFKIQAIMINTFREAIRDRILYNLLLFALLIIGGSILLGTLTIGEQQKIIKDMGLASISIFGTLIAVFVGIGLVYKEIERKTVYNIISKPVHRYQFFIGKYLGLILTLLVNVLIMTGVFLSISYFMDGNIQRGLIEAIFLIFLELMIITAVALLFSTFTTPTLSAIFTLAIYVIGHLSRDLKVFGAKSELVWVRHLTRSLYYLIPNLQNFNIKGLVVHNIPLPPHFILFSFLYGILYISILLALAICIFEQRDFK, encoded by the coding sequence ATGTTCAAGATTCAGGCCATTATGATCAACACCTTTCGTGAAGCCATTCGAGACAGGATACTCTACAATCTGCTGCTGTTTGCCCTGCTCATCATCGGAGGTTCAATTCTGCTGGGGACCCTGACCATCGGGGAGCAGCAGAAGATCATCAAGGACATGGGACTGGCGAGTATCTCGATATTTGGCACGCTGATTGCCGTTTTCGTTGGCATTGGCCTGGTTTACAAAGAGATTGAGCGAAAGACGGTTTACAATATTATTTCAAAACCGGTCCATCGGTATCAGTTTTTTATCGGCAAGTACCTGGGGCTCATCCTGACTCTGCTGGTTAATGTTCTGATAATGACAGGAGTATTTCTTTCAATCAGTTACTTCATGGATGGAAACATCCAGCGAGGGCTGATCGAGGCGATTTTTTTAATCTTTCTGGAACTGATGATTATCACCGCTGTGGCCTTGCTCTTTTCGACCTTCACCACTCCTACCCTGAGTGCAATCTTTACCCTGGCCATCTATGTGATCGGCCATTTGAGCCGGGATTTGAAAGTATTTGGAGCCAAATCCGAGCTCGTCTGGGTGAGACATCTCACCAGGTCTCTCTATTACCTGATACCCAATCTGCAAAATTTCAACATCAAGGGCCTGGTAGTTCACAATATCCCTCTGCCCCCTCATTTTATCCTGTTTTCCTTTTTATACGGCATCCTCTATATCAGCATTCTTCTTGCGCTGGCTATCTGTATCTTTGAACAGAGGGACTTCAAATAG
- a CDS encoding sigma 54-interacting transcriptional regulator has product MISGRQLKEKGTIFLNDIFKSNHPIIITGIVAVILLIFVILSIYTQSKDNIVNEFQKHQLTSVESAARGIEGFIKEVIKDLCILSELKSGQDSELPIKQAALDNLYALHAKENGFLVSLFYFDQQGNLRLAAPALPGRGENLMAGYGRGKNPAGVNDVTKLHISRLFFNEKREGRIRVSVPVFYTDTSSGHERRKFLGILAADIDVKKMADHFLGHVNLGGSYVSILDADGTILEHPCPQFTGKSIKDIDIKRIDENNKVFPFQNNEDFLALLLGKSEGVLRVISPNLGRLELLSYAPIYLPVRSWIMTMFTPYSEISNPIGRLQKRFTLIMLALIILMTVGSVLLITVNNKRVKTEARVAHLTREIQLEEKIKKSEAKLRAILQSINDRIVILDPDLQVIWSNSKGSGEGLIGKKCYEIYRGLHQPCSKCVVKASFADGNSHLSEVIGVEKDQKFFYEICSSPILDHEGKVASVVEMTRDITKARKMDILIRESENRYRNLVEQMNEGLMVINHEGKITFVNQKFCEVLGYKHKEIAGQDYGIFLDAENQVRMKEAIEESKKNQALSFEMELANQQGEHLTLICSLSSLFDDRGDYRGASVVFTEITERRKLEREIQVNRDKLRAILKSLSDGVVIIDKNYTIQYMNESGRKIFGDQIQGVCYQALWNRTGPCDACVLEEVIERRQSLFLTKDSLKGQALDISISPVVMEDGTISLLKVFRDVTERKRLESQLLEFEQNRLRDLRERYRFGNIIGKNHKMQEIYELISIVSQGFTTVLIQGASGTGKELIARAIHYNSPQQDKPFIGVSCSALSDGLLESELFGHVRGSFTGAVRDKMGRFELADGGTLFLDEIGDISPMIQVKLLRVLQERQFERVGSLKTISVNVRVIAATNKDLKAAVARGEFREDLYYRLNVVSIFIPSLKERVDDIPLLVNHFIEHFNKKLNRNISSVSSSAMDCLISFDWPGNIRQLENTIEHAFICAKGKILMPEDFPIEIQKAKKKKKSESPTGTDLEQEEGEKVRTLDEMEARMIAHALQETGGHLGNTAQVLGIARSTLWRLMKKHGISKGAVKGADREDKVVSLEERFLNKKQG; this is encoded by the coding sequence ATGATCAGCGGCAGGCAATTGAAAGAAAAGGGCACGATATTCCTGAATGATATCTTCAAGAGTAATCACCCGATCATCATCACCGGTATTGTAGCAGTCATTCTTTTAATCTTCGTTATCCTTTCCATTTATACTCAATCCAAAGATAATATTGTCAATGAGTTCCAGAAGCATCAACTGACTTCGGTAGAGAGTGCGGCCCGGGGCATTGAGGGATTCATCAAAGAAGTTATCAAAGACCTGTGCATCCTCAGCGAACTGAAGTCTGGCCAGGATTCAGAGCTGCCGATCAAGCAGGCAGCTCTGGACAATCTCTATGCTCTTCATGCCAAGGAAAACGGCTTTCTGGTCTCGCTGTTTTATTTTGACCAGCAGGGGAACCTGCGGCTTGCTGCTCCGGCACTGCCGGGAAGAGGAGAGAACCTCATGGCAGGTTACGGGCGGGGAAAGAATCCGGCTGGCGTGAACGATGTAACCAAACTGCATATTTCAAGGTTATTTTTTAATGAAAAAAGAGAGGGGAGGATCCGCGTCAGTGTCCCTGTTTTTTATACTGATACATCCAGCGGGCATGAGCGGAGAAAATTTCTTGGTATCCTGGCTGCGGACATCGATGTCAAAAAGATGGCCGACCATTTTCTTGGACATGTCAATCTGGGCGGAAGCTATGTGAGTATTCTGGATGCTGACGGGACGATCCTGGAGCACCCGTGTCCGCAATTTACCGGAAAGAGTATCAAGGACATAGACATCAAGAGAATCGATGAAAACAACAAGGTCTTTCCTTTTCAGAATAACGAGGATTTTCTGGCCCTTTTGCTGGGAAAAAGCGAGGGAGTCCTGCGGGTCATCAGTCCCAATCTGGGCCGGTTGGAACTCTTGTCTTACGCGCCTATCTATTTGCCGGTAAGATCCTGGATCATGACGATGTTTACGCCTTACAGCGAAATATCCAATCCCATCGGCAGATTGCAGAAAAGATTTACTCTTATTATGCTCGCGCTCATCATCCTCATGACCGTCGGAAGCGTTTTGCTGATTACCGTCAATAATAAACGGGTAAAGACAGAGGCCAGGGTTGCGCACCTGACAAGGGAAATCCAGCTCGAGGAGAAGATTAAAAAGTCGGAGGCCAAGCTGCGGGCAATATTGCAGTCGATCAATGACCGGATTGTTATTCTCGACCCGGATTTGCAGGTGATCTGGAGCAATTCAAAGGGAAGCGGGGAGGGGCTGATCGGGAAAAAGTGTTATGAGATCTACCGCGGTCTGCATCAGCCATGCTCGAAATGTGTGGTAAAGGCCAGCTTTGCCGATGGCAATTCTCACCTGTCGGAAGTGATCGGAGTGGAAAAGGATCAGAAATTCTTTTACGAAATATGTTCTTCCCCAATTTTGGATCATGAGGGCAAGGTCGCCAGTGTAGTCGAGATGACACGGGACATTACCAAAGCCAGAAAGATGGATATCCTGATCAGGGAATCCGAGAACCGGTACCGGAATCTGGTCGAGCAGATGAACGAAGGCCTTATGGTCATTAACCATGAAGGTAAAATCACCTTCGTGAACCAGAAGTTTTGCGAAGTACTTGGTTATAAGCATAAAGAGATTGCCGGGCAGGATTATGGAATTTTTCTCGATGCCGAGAACCAGGTCAGAATGAAAGAGGCGATTGAAGAAAGCAAAAAAAATCAGGCCCTTTCATTCGAGATGGAATTGGCTAATCAGCAGGGTGAGCATTTAACCTTGATTTGCAGCCTGTCATCTCTTTTCGACGACCGCGGGGATTACCGTGGTGCATCCGTGGTCTTTACCGAGATTACCGAGAGGAGAAAGCTGGAGCGGGAAATTCAGGTCAACAGGGATAAACTGCGGGCTATTCTGAAGAGTCTGAGTGACGGAGTAGTGATTATCGATAAAAATTATACCATTCAATACATGAACGAGAGCGGCCGGAAAATTTTTGGGGACCAGATACAAGGGGTGTGCTATCAGGCTCTCTGGAACCGGACCGGGCCCTGTGATGCCTGCGTGCTGGAGGAGGTTATCGAGAGGCGGCAGAGTTTATTCCTGACCAAAGATTCTCTCAAGGGACAGGCACTGGACATTTCCATAAGCCCTGTGGTGATGGAAGATGGAACCATCTCTTTGCTCAAGGTATTTCGCGATGTTACTGAACGCAAGCGTCTGGAGAGCCAGCTCCTTGAATTTGAGCAGAACCGGCTGCGGGATCTCAGGGAGAGGTACCGGTTCGGCAACATTATCGGGAAAAATCACAAAATGCAGGAAATTTATGAGCTTATCTCCATCGTTTCTCAGGGATTCACCACAGTCCTGATTCAGGGAGCAAGCGGCACGGGAAAGGAACTGATTGCCCGGGCAATTCACTATAACAGCCCCCAGCAGGATAAACCCTTCATCGGTGTAAGCTGCTCGGCCCTGTCCGACGGGCTCCTGGAGAGTGAGTTATTTGGCCATGTGCGGGGGTCATTTACCGGTGCTGTCAGGGATAAAATGGGACGATTCGAATTGGCGGATGGGGGAACCCTGTTTCTGGACGAAATTGGAGATATCTCTCCGATGATTCAGGTGAAGTTACTCCGGGTGCTCCAGGAGCGGCAATTCGAGCGGGTGGGATCCTTGAAGACCATCAGCGTCAATGTACGGGTGATCGCGGCCACCAATAAGGACCTTAAGGCTGCGGTAGCCAGAGGAGAATTCCGTGAGGATTTATACTACCGTCTGAATGTGGTCAGTATTTTTATCCCCTCCCTGAAAGAGCGGGTGGATGATATCCCCCTTCTGGTCAACCATTTTATCGAGCACTTCAATAAGAAACTCAACCGGAACATCTCTTCGGTCTCCTCCAGTGCCATGGATTGTCTCATCAGCTTCGACTGGCCGGGCAATATCCGCCAACTGGAAAACACCATCGAACATGCGTTCATCTGCGCCAAGGGGAAGATCCTCATGCCGGAGGACTTCCCGATTGAAATCCAGAAGGCCAAAAAGAAAAAGAAGAGCGAATCACCAACCGGAACGGATCTGGAGCAGGAGGAGGGAGAAAAGGTCCGGACCCTCGACGAAATGGAAGCCCGGATGATTGCCCATGCTCTTCAGGAAACGGGCGGGCACCTGGGAAATACGGCACAGGTTTTGGGGATTGCACGGTCTACCCTGTGGCGGCTGATGAAGAAGCACGGGATTAGTAAAGGAGCTGTCAAAGGGGCTGACCGGGAAGATAAAGTCGTCTCTCTCGAAGAGAGATTTCTGAATAAAAAGCAGGGTTGA
- a CDS encoding DUF1614 domain-containing protein, translating into MGHGPVSIPHFPFSLLSALLLVILFLLIKIQVIKYAFERIGIHHRSLFLLLLLSLMGSYVNIPLWQIPAVIPPCLIGPSRFWTWFGPSALTARTTVAINLGGAVIPVLISFRLMTKAPSPGKTTLATLIVAFIVYASSRPVPGVGITVPSLLPPLCAALISLLIEGHATPQTAYIAGSIGTLIGADLANLPIFAWLGISTASIGGAGTFDGIFLSGLIAALLA; encoded by the coding sequence GTGGGGCACGGGCCGGTTTCAATACCTCACTTTCCATTCTCACTGCTATCCGCTCTTTTGCTGGTTATTCTCTTCCTGCTGATCAAAATTCAGGTCATTAAATATGCCTTTGAAAGAATCGGCATTCACCACCGCTCTCTTTTTCTTCTCCTCCTCCTGTCCCTCATGGGAAGTTATGTGAATATCCCGCTCTGGCAGATCCCTGCGGTCATTCCTCCCTGCCTTATCGGGCCTTCACGTTTTTGGACCTGGTTTGGGCCATCTGCTCTCACTGCCAGGACCACCGTAGCCATTAATCTGGGAGGGGCCGTTATCCCGGTTCTTATTTCTTTCAGGCTGATGACCAAAGCCCCTTCACCGGGAAAGACAACCCTGGCCACCCTGATCGTTGCGTTTATTGTTTATGCCTCTTCCCGGCCAGTGCCGGGCGTCGGGATTACCGTTCCCTCTCTGCTTCCCCCCCTGTGTGCTGCGCTCATTTCTCTTCTCATCGAGGGGCATGCAACTCCCCAGACCGCTTATATCGCCGGCAGCATCGGCACCCTGATTGGGGCCGACCTCGCCAATCTCCCGATATTCGCCTGGCTGGGTATTTCCACTGCATCCATCGGGGGGGCAGGAACATTCGATGGGATTTTTCTGAGCGGCCTGATTGCCGCACTTTTAGCCTGA